A genomic region of Arachis hypogaea cultivar Tifrunner chromosome 5, arahy.Tifrunner.gnm2.J5K5, whole genome shotgun sequence contains the following coding sequences:
- the LOC112802399 gene encoding uncharacterized protein isoform X1, translated as MDSKTPQRRRPSSVIQNGTVIREKKPKRSEVLAKKKAVEQSIKSARAEKDHLASFPEFRHFVNNGLSMCLKSGRGDTLSSPVKHYVQSLLKLNMEGPYGSEWLDEEKVKRREMVAPEAHYIFVHEDANSVGDETRMMLNAEEASTSCVEDSGPLVGFVHYRFVLEEDVPVLYVYELQIEPRVQGKGLGKFLMQLIELIAQKNCMGAVMLTVQKANLLALNFYLSKLRYIISTISPSKMGIEKSYEILCKTFNDEAKTILEVQLLSARTIRLILSDSLSLISQNTLIDSHLDHSGLRQYINFSFSDDGKQRLLIYGPLTYTDQFLRMHYHTRMEFLPDSAVEFC; from the exons ATGGATTCAAAGACGCCGCAACGGCGTCGTCCAAGCAGTGTCATCCAAAATGGCACCGTTATCAGAGAGAAGAAGCCCAAACGTAGCGAG GTCCTCGCAAAGAAGAAAGCCGTTGAGCAATCCATCAAATCAGCACGTGCCGAAAAGGATCACCTTGCTTCCTTCCCTGAGTTCCGCCACTTCGTCAATAACG GTCTATCTATGTGTTTGAAGTCAGGACGCGGTGATACACTATCCTCTCCTGTTAAGCACTATGTTCAGAGCCTCCTTAAG CTAAATATGGAAGGACCCTATGGATCTGAGTGGTTGGATGAAGAAAAGGTGAAGCGCAGAGAAATGGTTGCTCCAGAAGCACACTATATATTTGTGCATGAGGATGCCAATTCAGTTGGTGATGAGACAAGAATGATGTTGAATGCAGAAGAGGCTTCAACTAGTTGTGTAGAAGATAGTGGCCCCTTAGTTGGATTTGTACATTACCGTTTTGTTCTGGAAGAAGATGTACCGGTCCTTTATGTGTATGAGTTGCAGATTGAGCCTCGTGTCCAAGGAAAAGGGTTAGGGAAGTTTCTAATGCAACTAATTGAGCTTATTGCCCAAAAG AACTGCATGGGTGCTGTCATGCTAACTGTTCAAAAAGCAAATTTACTAGCTCTGAATTTCTATCTAAGTAAGCTGAG ATACATCATATCAACCATTTCGCCTTCAAAG ATGGGGATTGAGAAGAGTTACGAAATTCTTTGCAAAACATTTAATGACGAAGCTAAAACTATTTTGGAGGTACAGCTCCTATCCGCACGCACCATTAGATTGATTTTATCAGATAGTCTATCACTGATTTCACAAAACACACTAATTGACAGCCATCTGGATCACTCAGGTTTAAG GCAATATATTAATTTTTCCTTTTCAGACGATGGAAAACAGAGGCTTTTGATATATGGTCCATTAACATATACTGATCAGTTCTTGAGAATG CATTACCACACAAGAATGGAGTTTCTGCCTGATTCTGCTGTTGAGTTTTGTTAA
- the LOC112802399 gene encoding uncharacterized protein isoform X2, protein MDSKTPQRRRPSSVIQNGTVIREKKPKRSEVLAKKKAVEQSIKSARAEKDHLASFPEFRHFVNNGLSMCLKSGRGDTLSSPVKHYVQSLLKLNMEGPYGSEWLDEEKVKRREMVAPEAHYIFVHEDANSVGDETRMMLNAEEASTSCVEDSGPLVGFVHYRFVLEEDVPVLYVYELQIEPRVQGKGLGKFLMQLIELIAQKNCMGAVMLTVQKANLLALNFYLSKLRYIISTISPSKMGIEKSYEILCKTFNDEAKTILEVQLLSARTIRLILSDSLSLISQNTLIDSHLDHSGLRRWKTEAFDIWSINIY, encoded by the exons ATGGATTCAAAGACGCCGCAACGGCGTCGTCCAAGCAGTGTCATCCAAAATGGCACCGTTATCAGAGAGAAGAAGCCCAAACGTAGCGAG GTCCTCGCAAAGAAGAAAGCCGTTGAGCAATCCATCAAATCAGCACGTGCCGAAAAGGATCACCTTGCTTCCTTCCCTGAGTTCCGCCACTTCGTCAATAACG GTCTATCTATGTGTTTGAAGTCAGGACGCGGTGATACACTATCCTCTCCTGTTAAGCACTATGTTCAGAGCCTCCTTAAG CTAAATATGGAAGGACCCTATGGATCTGAGTGGTTGGATGAAGAAAAGGTGAAGCGCAGAGAAATGGTTGCTCCAGAAGCACACTATATATTTGTGCATGAGGATGCCAATTCAGTTGGTGATGAGACAAGAATGATGTTGAATGCAGAAGAGGCTTCAACTAGTTGTGTAGAAGATAGTGGCCCCTTAGTTGGATTTGTACATTACCGTTTTGTTCTGGAAGAAGATGTACCGGTCCTTTATGTGTATGAGTTGCAGATTGAGCCTCGTGTCCAAGGAAAAGGGTTAGGGAAGTTTCTAATGCAACTAATTGAGCTTATTGCCCAAAAG AACTGCATGGGTGCTGTCATGCTAACTGTTCAAAAAGCAAATTTACTAGCTCTGAATTTCTATCTAAGTAAGCTGAG ATACATCATATCAACCATTTCGCCTTCAAAG ATGGGGATTGAGAAGAGTTACGAAATTCTTTGCAAAACATTTAATGACGAAGCTAAAACTATTTTGGAGGTACAGCTCCTATCCGCACGCACCATTAGATTGATTTTATCAGATAGTCTATCACTGATTTCACAAAACACACTAATTGACAGCCATCTGGATCACTCAGGTTTAAG ACGATGGAAAACAGAGGCTTTTGATATATGGTCCATTAACATATACTGA
- the LOC112802400 gene encoding putative 3,4-dihydroxy-2-butanone kinase isoform X2, giving the protein MAFQAKKLINNPDDVVTEFIEGLVETYPGLQYLDGFPQVKVVLRADVSSATNDKVAVISGGGSGHEPAHAGYVGEGMLTAAICGDVFASPPVDSILAGIRAVTGPMGCLLIVKNYTGDRLNFGLAAEQAKVEGYKVETVIVGDDCALPPPRGIAGRRGLAGTILVHKVAGAAAAAGLPLAKVAAEAKHASELVGTMGVGLTVCTLPGQVTSDRLGPGKIELGLGIHAEPGAAVADLQPVDVVVSHVLNQILSTETNYVPITRGGRVILMVNGLGGTPLMELMIAAGKAVPRLQLEHGLAVDRVYTGTFMTSLDMAGFSISIMRADPPILERLDASTKAPSWPVGVDGVHPPTKIPIPVPPSPSAKGDERRPLQLSEQGQVLEIAIETAANVILDLKDSLNDWDSKVGDGDCGSTMYRGAKAILEDIKNYPLNDAAETVNEIGSTIRRAMGGTSGIIYTIFCKAAYTQLKPSSGSVVTPKQWAEALAASIAAVSKYGGASAGYRTLLDALLPASSVLQEKLNAGEDPITAFVLSSEAALTGAELTKKMQAQAGRSTYVSSELLSTVPDPGAMAVATWYRAAALAVQQKYKS; this is encoded by the exons ATGGCATTCCAAGCCAAGAAGCTCATCAACAATCCCGATG ATGTTGTGACTGAATTCATTGAAGGCCTTGTGGAGACGTACCCTGGTTTACAGTACTTAGATGGATTTCCTCAG GTGAAGGTTGTATTACGTGCAGATGTTTCAAGTGCAACAAATGATAAAGTTGCAGTCATATCAG GGGGAGGAAGTGGCCATGAGCCTGCTCATGCTGGATATGTGGGAGAAGGAATGCTGACAGCAGCTATCTGTGGAGATGTCTTTGCTTCCCCACCAGTTGATTCAATCCTAGct GGGATACGAGCTGTAACTGGACCTATGGGATGTCTTCTGATTGTGAAG AATTACACTGGTGACCGATTGAACTTTGGTTTGGCTGCTGAGCAAGCAAAAGTTGAAGGTTATAAAGTTGAG ACTGTAATTGTTGGTGATGATTGTGCACTACCACCGCCTCGAGGGATTGCTGGGAGAAGGGGCTTGGCAGGGACTATTTTGGTTCATAAG GTTGCAGGGGCAGCTGCTGCTGCTGGCCTTCCTCTTGCTAAGGTTGCTGCAGAAGCAAAACATGCCTCTGAATTGGTGGGGACAATGGGTGTTGGTTTAACTGTGTGCACACTTCCTGGTCAAGTTACATCAGATCGTTTGGGCCCAGGGAAGATAGAACTGGGGCTTGGAATT caTGCAGAACCTGGTGCAGCTGTTGCTGATCTTCAGCCAGTGGATGTGGTGGTTTCTCATGTTCTGAATCAAATATTGTCCACG GAAACGAACTACGTTCCAATAACTCGAGGTGGTAGAGTGATCCTCATGGTCAATGG GCTTGGTGGCACCCCTTTGATGGAGCTAATGATTGCAGCAGGAAAGGCAGTTCCAAGATTGCAGCTAGAGCATGGGCTGGCTGTTGACAGAGTTTACACAGGGACATTTATGACATCCCTTGATATGGCAG GTTTCTCGATATCTATCATGAGGGCTGATCCACCTATTCTTGAGCGATTAGATGCCAGTACCAAAGCACCGTCTTGGCCTGTTGGAGTTGATG GTGTTCACCCGCCTACTAAGATTCCTATTCCAGTCCCGCCATCTCCATCAGCAAAGGGCGATGAG AGACGACCTCTACAGCTAAGTGAGCAAGGCCAAGTCCTTGAGATTGCTATTGAAACCGCTGCAAATGTTATTCTAGATCTTAAGGACAGCCTAAATGATTGGGACAGTAAAGTTGGTGATGGTGACTGTGGATCAACT ATGTATAGAGGCGCAAAAGCCATTCTGGAGGACATAAAAAA CTATCCTCTGAACGATGCTGCAGAAACTGTCAATGAAATTGGATCCACAATTCGAAGAGCCATGGGAGGAACAAGTGGAATCAT ATATACAATTTTCTGCAAGGCAGCATATACACAGCTGAAACCAAGCTCTGGTTCTGTTGTCACGCCAAAACAAT GGGCTGAGGCACTTGCGGCTTCCATTGCTGCTGTTAGTAAATATGGGGGTGCCAGTGCTGGTTATAGAACCCTGCTAGATGCCCTTCTTCCAGCATCATCGGTTCTTCAAGAG AAATTAAATGCTGGGGAGGATCCTATCACTGCTTTTGTTCTGTCTTCTGAGGCTGCATTAACTGGAGCTGAGTTAACCAAGAAAATGCAAGCACAG GCTGGGCGTTCTACTTACGTGTCTTCAGAGTTGCTTTCAACAGTTCCTGACCCTGGTGCCATGGCTGTGGCAACGTGGTACAGGGCTGCAGCTCTAGCTGTCCAGCAAAAATACAAGAGTTAG
- the LOC112802399 gene encoding uncharacterized protein isoform X3 — MDSKTPQRRRPSSVIQNGTVIREKKPKRSEVLAKKKAVEQSIKSARAEKDHLASFPEFRHFVNNGLSMCLKSGRGDTLSSPVKHYVQSLLKLNMEGPYGSEWLDEEKVKRREMVAPEAHYIFVHEDANSVGDETRMMLNAEEASTSCVEDSGPLVGFVHYRFVLEEDVPVLYVYELQIEPRVQGKGLGKFLMQLIELIAQKNCMGAVMLTVQKANLLALNFYLSKLRYIISTISPSKMGIEKSYEILCKTFNDEAKTILETMENRGF; from the exons ATGGATTCAAAGACGCCGCAACGGCGTCGTCCAAGCAGTGTCATCCAAAATGGCACCGTTATCAGAGAGAAGAAGCCCAAACGTAGCGAG GTCCTCGCAAAGAAGAAAGCCGTTGAGCAATCCATCAAATCAGCACGTGCCGAAAAGGATCACCTTGCTTCCTTCCCTGAGTTCCGCCACTTCGTCAATAACG GTCTATCTATGTGTTTGAAGTCAGGACGCGGTGATACACTATCCTCTCCTGTTAAGCACTATGTTCAGAGCCTCCTTAAG CTAAATATGGAAGGACCCTATGGATCTGAGTGGTTGGATGAAGAAAAGGTGAAGCGCAGAGAAATGGTTGCTCCAGAAGCACACTATATATTTGTGCATGAGGATGCCAATTCAGTTGGTGATGAGACAAGAATGATGTTGAATGCAGAAGAGGCTTCAACTAGTTGTGTAGAAGATAGTGGCCCCTTAGTTGGATTTGTACATTACCGTTTTGTTCTGGAAGAAGATGTACCGGTCCTTTATGTGTATGAGTTGCAGATTGAGCCTCGTGTCCAAGGAAAAGGGTTAGGGAAGTTTCTAATGCAACTAATTGAGCTTATTGCCCAAAAG AACTGCATGGGTGCTGTCATGCTAACTGTTCAAAAAGCAAATTTACTAGCTCTGAATTTCTATCTAAGTAAGCTGAG ATACATCATATCAACCATTTCGCCTTCAAAG ATGGGGATTGAGAAGAGTTACGAAATTCTTTGCAAAACATTTAATGACGAAGCTAAAACTATTTTGGAG ACGATGGAAAACAGAGGCTTTTGA
- the LOC112802400 gene encoding putative 3,4-dihydroxy-2-butanone kinase isoform X1: MAFQAKKLINNPDDVVTEFIEGLVETYPGLQYLDGFPQVKVVLRADVSSATNDKVAVISGGGSGHEPAHAGYVGEGMLTAAICGDVFASPPVDSILAGIRAVTGPMGCLLIVKNYTGDRLNFGLAAEQAKVEGYKVETVIVGDDCALPPPRGIAGRRGLAGTILVHKVAGAAAAAGLPLAKVAAEAKHASELVGTMGVGLTVCTLPGQVTSDRLGPGKIELGLGIHAEPGAAVADLQPVDVVVSHVLNQILSTETNYVPITRGGRVILMVNGLGGTPLMELMIAAGKAVPRLQLEHGLAVDRVYTGTFMTSLDMAGFSISIMRADPPILERLDASTKAPSWPVGVDGVHPPTKIPIPVPPSPSAKGDEPQRRPLQLSEQGQVLEIAIETAANVILDLKDSLNDWDSKVGDGDCGSTMYRGAKAILEDIKNYPLNDAAETVNEIGSTIRRAMGGTSGIIYTIFCKAAYTQLKPSSGSVVTPKQWAEALAASIAAVSKYGGASAGYRTLLDALLPASSVLQEKLNAGEDPITAFVLSSEAALTGAELTKKMQAQAGRSTYVSSELLSTVPDPGAMAVATWYRAAALAVQQKYKS; the protein is encoded by the exons ATGGCATTCCAAGCCAAGAAGCTCATCAACAATCCCGATG ATGTTGTGACTGAATTCATTGAAGGCCTTGTGGAGACGTACCCTGGTTTACAGTACTTAGATGGATTTCCTCAG GTGAAGGTTGTATTACGTGCAGATGTTTCAAGTGCAACAAATGATAAAGTTGCAGTCATATCAG GGGGAGGAAGTGGCCATGAGCCTGCTCATGCTGGATATGTGGGAGAAGGAATGCTGACAGCAGCTATCTGTGGAGATGTCTTTGCTTCCCCACCAGTTGATTCAATCCTAGct GGGATACGAGCTGTAACTGGACCTATGGGATGTCTTCTGATTGTGAAG AATTACACTGGTGACCGATTGAACTTTGGTTTGGCTGCTGAGCAAGCAAAAGTTGAAGGTTATAAAGTTGAG ACTGTAATTGTTGGTGATGATTGTGCACTACCACCGCCTCGAGGGATTGCTGGGAGAAGGGGCTTGGCAGGGACTATTTTGGTTCATAAG GTTGCAGGGGCAGCTGCTGCTGCTGGCCTTCCTCTTGCTAAGGTTGCTGCAGAAGCAAAACATGCCTCTGAATTGGTGGGGACAATGGGTGTTGGTTTAACTGTGTGCACACTTCCTGGTCAAGTTACATCAGATCGTTTGGGCCCAGGGAAGATAGAACTGGGGCTTGGAATT caTGCAGAACCTGGTGCAGCTGTTGCTGATCTTCAGCCAGTGGATGTGGTGGTTTCTCATGTTCTGAATCAAATATTGTCCACG GAAACGAACTACGTTCCAATAACTCGAGGTGGTAGAGTGATCCTCATGGTCAATGG GCTTGGTGGCACCCCTTTGATGGAGCTAATGATTGCAGCAGGAAAGGCAGTTCCAAGATTGCAGCTAGAGCATGGGCTGGCTGTTGACAGAGTTTACACAGGGACATTTATGACATCCCTTGATATGGCAG GTTTCTCGATATCTATCATGAGGGCTGATCCACCTATTCTTGAGCGATTAGATGCCAGTACCAAAGCACCGTCTTGGCCTGTTGGAGTTGATG GTGTTCACCCGCCTACTAAGATTCCTATTCCAGTCCCGCCATCTCCATCAGCAAAGGGCGATGAG CCACAGAGACGACCTCTACAGCTAAGTGAGCAAGGCCAAGTCCTTGAGATTGCTATTGAAACCGCTGCAAATGTTATTCTAGATCTTAAGGACAGCCTAAATGATTGGGACAGTAAAGTTGGTGATGGTGACTGTGGATCAACT ATGTATAGAGGCGCAAAAGCCATTCTGGAGGACATAAAAAA CTATCCTCTGAACGATGCTGCAGAAACTGTCAATGAAATTGGATCCACAATTCGAAGAGCCATGGGAGGAACAAGTGGAATCAT ATATACAATTTTCTGCAAGGCAGCATATACACAGCTGAAACCAAGCTCTGGTTCTGTTGTCACGCCAAAACAAT GGGCTGAGGCACTTGCGGCTTCCATTGCTGCTGTTAGTAAATATGGGGGTGCCAGTGCTGGTTATAGAACCCTGCTAGATGCCCTTCTTCCAGCATCATCGGTTCTTCAAGAG AAATTAAATGCTGGGGAGGATCCTATCACTGCTTTTGTTCTGTCTTCTGAGGCTGCATTAACTGGAGCTGAGTTAACCAAGAAAATGCAAGCACAG GCTGGGCGTTCTACTTACGTGTCTTCAGAGTTGCTTTCAACAGTTCCTGACCCTGGTGCCATGGCTGTGGCAACGTGGTACAGGGCTGCAGCTCTAGCTGTCCAGCAAAAATACAAGAGTTAG